Proteins co-encoded in one Bacillus paramycoides genomic window:
- a CDS encoding 1,4-dihydroxy-2-naphthoate polyprenyltransferase encodes MEMNVETNSSPTAPKPSKQTGWRIWWSLLRPHTLTAAFVPVFIGTAYAMQVGGINQIHLPLFLIMLLACLLIQAATNMFNEYFDYKRGLDHEGSVGIGGAIVRDGIQPKTVLNLAFGFFGIAILLGVYICMNSSWWLAAIGLVCMAVAYLYTGGPLPIAYTPFGELTAGLFMGVIIIGISFFIQTGTVTSEVILLSIPSSILIGAILLANNIRDLDGDKENGRKTLAILVGRERAVGVLASMFIVSYIWTIALIIVGIVSPWMLIVFLSAPKAFKATKGFIGKSMPMEMVPAMIATAKTNTIFGLLMGIGLLLGYFL; translated from the coding sequence ATGGAAATGAACGTCGAAACGAATTCCTCTCCTACGGCGCCAAAGCCAAGCAAGCAAACAGGCTGGCGCATTTGGTGGAGTTTACTACGTCCCCATACATTAACCGCAGCTTTCGTTCCTGTTTTCATCGGAACAGCCTATGCAATGCAGGTCGGAGGTATAAATCAAATACATCTCCCTCTTTTCCTTATAATGCTTCTTGCTTGTCTTCTCATTCAGGCAGCAACAAACATGTTTAATGAATACTTTGATTATAAAAGAGGACTTGATCACGAAGGTTCAGTTGGTATCGGCGGCGCTATCGTTCGCGATGGCATTCAGCCAAAAACAGTGCTTAACTTAGCATTTGGATTTTTCGGCATCGCAATACTATTAGGTGTTTATATTTGTATGAATTCTAGCTGGTGGCTTGCTGCAATCGGTCTTGTTTGTATGGCCGTTGCTTACCTTTATACGGGTGGCCCACTTCCCATTGCCTATACACCATTTGGAGAGCTAACAGCCGGATTATTTATGGGTGTTATCATTATTGGGATTTCATTCTTTATTCAAACTGGAACTGTAACATCAGAAGTCATTTTATTATCTATTCCAAGCTCCATTTTAATTGGTGCCATCTTACTTGCTAACAATATCCGTGACTTAGATGGCGATAAAGAAAACGGTCGTAAGACATTAGCCATTCTCGTTGGACGTGAAAGAGCCGTTGGTGTACTTGCTTCTATGTTCATCGTTTCCTACATTTGGACAATTGCTTTAATTATCGTGGGCATCGTATCACCATGGATGCTTATCGTATTTTTAAGTGCACCGAAAGCATTTAAAGCGACGAAAGGCTTTATCGGCAAAAGCATGCCAATGGAAATGGTACCTGCAATGATTGCAACAGCAAAAACAAATACAATCTTCGGTCTCTTAATGGGAATCGGATTATTACTTGGATATTTCCTTTAA
- the menD gene encoding 2-succinyl-5-enolpyruvyl-6-hydroxy-3-cyclohexene-1-carboxylic-acid synthase, with product MNNHIEALSYYLGAFVDELTRLNVCDVVISPGSRSTPIALLMEQHEGMNTYLHVDERSAGFFALGIAKAKKRPVALLCTSGTAAANYYPAVCEAFHSRVPLIVLTADRPHELRDVGAPQAMNQINLYGTFVKQFTEMALPEASEAMYHYARMTTQRMIASALLAPQGPVHLNFPVREPLIPDFSLESLWDKGRGEYTGVVQQGNVTMPSEYVDSLVGRLSHMEKGLIICGDDSHLEIATFATQLAEKTGYPILADPLSNIRSGHHDKTMVIDCYDTFLRNELLKETWKPEVMIRFGGMPVSKALTQFIKKQTKAVHIVVDESGQWRDPALVATEVVQANDIAFCSALIEKMLVMKKNDWFGMWQHINEKTKETLREMETYETAFEGKVITDIVRVLPEGATLFASNSMPIRDTDSFFFTSDKNIQVMANRGVNGIDGIVSTALGASMICDPLVLVIGDLSFYHDLNGLLAAKLHELNITIVVVNNDGGGIFSFLPQYEKKEHFESLFGTPIGLDYEHVVKMYGGSFSRVNGWEQFREEVQKGTTTKGLHVVEICTNRDENLTLHRKLWAKTQDVITTSLQGESK from the coding sequence ATGAACAATCATATAGAAGCATTATCATATTATTTAGGCGCGTTCGTGGATGAACTGACGCGTCTAAATGTATGTGATGTTGTCATTAGTCCAGGCTCACGGTCAACGCCGATTGCTCTACTAATGGAACAACATGAAGGAATGAACACATATTTACATGTAGATGAAAGATCTGCAGGATTTTTTGCGCTCGGTATTGCAAAGGCGAAAAAACGTCCGGTTGCATTATTATGTACGTCAGGAACAGCAGCAGCGAACTATTATCCAGCTGTATGTGAAGCTTTTCATTCACGAGTGCCGCTTATCGTCTTAACGGCAGATAGACCGCATGAATTAAGAGATGTTGGTGCACCACAAGCGATGAATCAAATTAATTTATATGGTACGTTTGTGAAGCAATTTACAGAGATGGCACTTCCAGAAGCGAGTGAAGCGATGTATCATTACGCTCGCATGACGACGCAGCGCATGATAGCAAGCGCGCTTTTAGCACCGCAAGGACCTGTTCATCTTAATTTTCCAGTTCGCGAACCGCTTATCCCGGATTTCTCATTAGAAAGTTTATGGGATAAAGGACGCGGAGAATATACAGGAGTAGTTCAGCAAGGGAACGTGACGATGCCGAGTGAATATGTAGATTCTCTTGTAGGGCGCCTTTCACATATGGAAAAGGGGCTTATTATTTGTGGAGATGATAGTCATTTAGAGATCGCAACGTTTGCAACGCAATTAGCTGAAAAAACAGGATATCCAATATTAGCGGATCCACTTTCTAACATTCGTAGCGGACACCACGATAAAACGATGGTAATTGACTGTTACGATACATTTTTACGAAATGAGCTGTTAAAAGAAACGTGGAAGCCAGAAGTTATGATTCGTTTTGGTGGTATGCCTGTTTCAAAAGCATTAACGCAGTTCATCAAAAAACAGACGAAAGCTGTTCATATCGTTGTTGACGAATCAGGACAATGGAGAGATCCAGCTCTCGTTGCGACAGAAGTTGTTCAGGCAAATGATATTGCATTTTGCAGTGCATTAATAGAAAAAATGCTAGTTATGAAAAAGAATGATTGGTTCGGAATGTGGCAACATATAAACGAAAAAACGAAGGAAACGCTTCGTGAAATGGAAACATATGAAACTGCATTTGAAGGAAAAGTCATTACAGATATTGTCCGCGTATTACCAGAAGGAGCAACGTTATTTGCGAGTAATAGTATGCCAATTCGTGATACAGATTCATTCTTCTTCACATCAGATAAAAATATTCAAGTGATGGCAAACCGCGGTGTGAATGGGATTGATGGCATCGTTTCAACAGCTTTAGGAGCGAGCATGATTTGCGATCCGCTCGTATTAGTAATCGGTGACTTATCATTCTATCACGATTTAAATGGACTATTAGCCGCAAAATTACATGAATTAAATATAACAATTGTCGTTGTAAATAATGATGGTGGCGGTATCTTCTCATTCTTACCACAGTATGAGAAAAAGGAACACTTCGAATCATTATTTGGTACTCCAATTGGGCTTGACTATGAGCATGTTGTTAAAATGTACGGTGGTTCATTTAGCCGTGTAAATGGTTGGGAGCAATTCCGAGAAGAGGTACAAAAAGGAACGACGACAAAAGGTTTACACGTTGTAGAAATTTGTACGAACCGCGATGAAAACTTAACATTGCACCGTAAATTATGGGCAAAAACGCAGGACGTAATTACTACATCCTTGCAAGGTGAATCAAAATGA
- a CDS encoding isochorismate synthase, whose amino-acid sequence MIQTKQKGLQEVLSAAIKHATDEKILVSFVKKIDWMDPLLFYAAGKRIAFENRCYFADPAQHVIFAGIGSVFTIATASHKRFQTARDEWDKVKEKAFVQRERYEFGTGPLLFGGFSFDQEKEKTDLWKEFEDTTFSLPAFLLTVKNEKAWLTMNTFVSATDCAETLYNEIVSLEEKIFGESKCALEGSKLTVTSKVEVDPKGWMKAIEKVQDEMKQGNVQKVVLARELKVEMDHHIDSALVLEALRIGQPDCYVFSFDYKGACFLGATPERLIRKEDEKFTSMCLAGSTGHGQSIEESKRNSNALLHDEKNLAEHGYVVNMIRSVLNEHCESVNIPESPGLLTTKNLIHLYTPVEAKGDASLLTMVEELHPTPALGGTPRLEAMKLIRDVELLDRGLYGAPIGWIDDEGNGEFAVALRCGLLNGEKASLFAGCGIVIDSVPQLEYEETSLKFRPMLGALEELMK is encoded by the coding sequence GTGATTCAAACGAAACAAAAAGGCTTGCAAGAAGTTCTGAGTGCAGCCATTAAGCATGCAACTGATGAAAAAATATTGGTTAGTTTTGTAAAAAAAATAGACTGGATGGATCCCCTTCTGTTTTATGCAGCAGGAAAAAGGATTGCATTCGAAAATAGATGTTATTTTGCAGACCCAGCTCAGCATGTAATATTTGCTGGAATTGGTTCTGTTTTCACTATAGCAACTGCTTCTCACAAACGCTTTCAAACTGCCCGTGACGAGTGGGATAAAGTAAAAGAGAAAGCATTTGTACAAAGAGAGAGATACGAGTTTGGAACAGGTCCGCTTTTATTTGGTGGATTTTCATTTGACCAAGAAAAAGAGAAAACGGACTTATGGAAAGAATTTGAGGATACGACATTTTCACTACCAGCATTTTTATTAACTGTAAAAAATGAAAAAGCATGGTTAACGATGAATACATTCGTTTCAGCAACCGATTGTGCAGAAACTCTTTATAACGAAATTGTTTCTTTAGAAGAGAAAATTTTCGGGGAGAGTAAATGTGCACTAGAAGGATCGAAATTAACAGTTACTTCTAAAGTAGAAGTGGATCCGAAAGGCTGGATGAAGGCCATTGAGAAAGTGCAAGATGAAATGAAGCAGGGGAACGTGCAGAAGGTTGTATTAGCGAGGGAGTTAAAAGTAGAGATGGATCATCATATTGATTCTGCTCTCGTTTTAGAAGCACTCCGCATTGGGCAACCGGATTGTTACGTATTTTCTTTTGATTATAAAGGAGCATGCTTCTTAGGAGCGACGCCAGAGAGGTTAATTCGCAAAGAAGATGAGAAGTTTACTTCGATGTGTCTTGCGGGTTCAACTGGTCATGGTCAATCTATAGAAGAAAGTAAGCGAAATAGTAATGCGCTTCTTCATGATGAAAAGAATTTAGCTGAACATGGTTATGTTGTGAACATGATCAGGTCTGTATTAAATGAGCACTGCGAATCTGTTAATATTCCGGAAAGTCCGGGCTTATTAACAACGAAAAACTTAATTCATTTATATACGCCTGTAGAGGCAAAAGGCGATGCGAGTCTTTTAACAATGGTAGAAGAATTACATCCAACACCAGCTCTTGGCGGGACACCTCGTTTGGAAGCGATGAAACTGATTCGTGATGTTGAATTGTTAGACAGAGGATTATATGGTGCACCGATTGGCTGGATAGATGATGAAGGAAATGGTGAGTTTGCGGTTGCACTTCGCTGCGGATTATTAAATGGCGAGAAAGCATCCTTATTTGCCGGTTGCGGGATTGTAATTGATTCAGTACCACAACTTGAATATGAAGAAACAAGTTTGAAGTTTAGACCGATGCTTGGTGCTTTGGAGGAATTAATGAAATGA